A genome region from Acipenser ruthenus chromosome 29, fAciRut3.2 maternal haplotype, whole genome shotgun sequence includes the following:
- the LOC117432220 gene encoding uncharacterized protein LOC117432220: MNTQKAAHALYKAKARQLCFLVLLCFHLACGDGPSLCRHSVTKDHIQTVNTLIVNQLENGFSIDYTFIDQGSLSKTCYVKAAFPKVLDVLTKHFNYHKSSVNFKYVDQLKTLVKNLLEDDPEKFVKTYAGSPQAVLDHIGKVMSFYMELLTENRPINWNCVDQYAQDVAEPTTEGALSTGTTVCRCSCPTTGGGAAQWASTTATNLWKNLPNPTVDIQNTPYSTKLSQTQTGSPSARERWGIPSTNPGMTGSHRHRMIGIDTTSEASTSSWNKITNNFQTSSSKKNPSSPSFTSIPYPQDEDNTGSPASEYTPTSSEVQGDVSQSSPGFQTAKPFSKSLVPSQNTATDQALSGQQLPTALLKKRFTPSIKRSMEHLITYIPPFNSTTPSLHTESSAVSPRSKRSVDPRVDGSFDSSESELSADWTPVTIEPLGIRDDVADEQSTLDSGTIPIGSDSPVSSSSVLRHRKTYIRIDDNENINTGYGSKILGHGEGEVQPSDGQRGGRQSEKEPQKETQEDENHYKLAFILVTVCGVLLGILALYCFIQKKKLEAKLHKPEQSEDERLKQHSHHIEMEESTFLNRPSGSAL; this comes from the exons ATGAACACACAGAAAGCAGCTCACGCTTTGTACAAAGCCAAG GCTAGGCAGCTGTGCTTTTTGGTCCTCCTGTGTTTCCACCTGGCCTGTGGGGATGGCCCTAGTTTATGCAGACACTCGGTGACGAAGGACCATATCCAAACCGTCAACACTCTG ATTGTAAACCAACTTGAAAATGGCTTTTCAATCGATTACACGTTTATAGATCAAGGATCTTTG AGTAAAACCTGCTACGTCAAAGCTGCCTTCCCCAAAGTCCTGGACGTTCTGACGAAACACTTCAATTATCACAAGAGTTCGGTCAATTTTAAATATGTGGACCAGTTAAAAACACTGGTGAAAAATCTACTGGAA GACGACCCAGAGAAGTTTGTGAAGACCTATGCAGGCTCTCCTCAAGCTGTGTTAGATCACATTGGGAAAGTGATGTCTTTCTACATGGAGCTGCTGACAGAAAACAGGCCAATAAACTGGAATTGTGTTGACCAGTATGCACAGGATGTCGCAGAACCAACAACCGAGGGCGCCCTGTCCACAG GTACGACCGTGTGTCGGTGCTCTTGCCCAACTACAGGTGGTGGTGCTGCTCAGTGGGCTTCCACGACAGCCACCAACCTTTGGAAGAACCTTCCAAACCCCACCGTTGACATACAAAACACTCCCTACTCCACCAAGCTGTCACAAACCCAGACAGGCAGCCCCAGCGCTAGAGAAAGATGGGGTATCCCATCAACAAACCCTGGCATGACAGGATCCCACAGACACAGGATGATTGGTATAGACACTACTTCTGAGGCTTCAACAAGCAGCTGGAACAAGATAACAAATAATTTCCAAACCAGCAGCAGCAAGAAGAATCCTTCTTCTCCTTCCTTTACTAGTATACCATATCCACAAGATGAAGATAATACTGGTTCACCTGCATCTGAATATACTCCTACAAGCTCTGAGGTCCAAGGTGATGTATCCCAAAGTTCCCCAGGTTTTCAAACAGCAAAACCTTTTAGCAAATCTTTAGTGCCTAGTCAAAATACAGCTACTGACCAGGCCCTGTCTGGTCAACAACTTCCAACTGCGCTGTTGAAAAAACGCTTTACGCCTTCCATAAAAAGGTCCATGGAGCACCTGATCACCTACATCCCTCCATTTAACAGCACTACTCCCAGCCTGCACACTGAAAGCTCAGCTGTCTCTCCTAGGTCCAAGAGATCAGTAGATCCTAGAGTAGACGGATCCTTTGATAGTTCAGAAAGCGAGTTATCTGCAGATTGGACCCCTGTTACCATTGAGCCCCTTGGTATCAGAGATGATGTTGCAGATGAGCAAAGCACTCTGGATTCAGGCACAATACCCATAGGGTCTGACTCCCCTGTGTCTTCTTCATCTGTTCTTCGTCACAGAAAAACATATATCAGGATTGATGACAATGAAAATATCAACACAG GTTATGGATCCAAAATCCTGGGACACGGTGAAGGAGAGGTCCAGCCTTCAGATGGTCAGAGGGGAGGCAGACAGTCCGAGAAGGAACCCCAGAAAGAGACACAAGAGGATGAAAACCATTACAAGCTGGCATTCATATTGGTAACTGTGTGCGGAGTTCTGCTGGGCATTTTGGCACTCTACTGCTTCATACAGAAAAAG AAACTTGAGGCAAAGCTACACAAACCAGAACAAAGTGAAGATGAAAG GTTAAAGCAACACAGCCATCATATCGAGATGGAggaatctacatttttaaacagaccat CAGGCTCAGCCCTATAG